One region of Catenuloplanes indicus genomic DNA includes:
- a CDS encoding glycosyltransferase: MKVLMLTLGTRGDVQPFIALAHHLRHRGHEALIAAPARFAALAAVHAVPFAVLDDGPLRVLDDGSGVEDVAKGGIRGKAALMRRMPAMFGRVLDDCWQVASTGEGAGADVIVHNGQVIAGQHVAEKLGVPAVLGLPLPMYVPTREFPWPGQDVSDRLPGRLNRATYAGMQAPALMFGRTVDRWRSGLGLPRRRGRHDPARRPDGGPAPVLHAISPAVLPRPADWPPTAQVTGYWFTPPATTTAGGAVEPHVRALLDGRQPPVFVGFGSMAGPAPAAATRTVLQALDLAGLPGVVAGGWGGLQRFVSDRHAFVAGDVPHEVVFPRCAVIVHHGGAGTTAAAARAGVPQVICPFVADQPFWGRRMHRLGVAPPPVPQTRLDAAALGAAIRQAARDAGMAEAARLLGERIRAENGAADAVDALERVVGVRR; the protein is encoded by the coding sequence ATGAAGGTTCTGATGCTGACGCTGGGCACCCGCGGCGACGTGCAGCCGTTCATCGCCCTCGCCCACCACCTGCGGCACCGCGGTCACGAAGCGCTCATCGCGGCACCTGCGCGGTTCGCCGCACTGGCCGCCGTCCACGCCGTGCCCTTCGCTGTGCTCGACGACGGGCCGCTGCGGGTGCTAGACGACGGTTCGGGCGTCGAGGACGTCGCCAAGGGCGGGATCCGGGGGAAGGCGGCGCTCATGCGGCGGATGCCGGCGATGTTCGGCCGGGTCCTCGACGACTGCTGGCAGGTCGCCTCGACCGGCGAGGGTGCCGGCGCGGACGTGATCGTGCACAACGGTCAGGTGATCGCCGGGCAGCACGTGGCCGAGAAACTCGGCGTGCCCGCCGTGCTGGGCCTGCCTCTGCCGATGTACGTGCCGACCCGGGAGTTCCCGTGGCCGGGCCAGGACGTCTCCGACCGGCTGCCGGGCCGGCTGAACCGGGCCACCTACGCCGGGATGCAGGCGCCGGCGCTGATGTTCGGCCGCACCGTCGACCGGTGGCGTTCCGGGCTGGGCCTGCCACGGCGGCGCGGCCGGCACGATCCGGCGCGGCGCCCCGACGGCGGGCCGGCGCCGGTGCTGCACGCGATCAGCCCGGCGGTCCTGCCGCGCCCGGCGGACTGGCCCCCCACGGCGCAGGTCACCGGCTACTGGTTCACCCCACCGGCCACCACCACCGCCGGCGGGGCTGTCGAACCGCATGTGCGGGCGCTGCTGGACGGCCGGCAGCCGCCGGTGTTCGTCGGGTTCGGCAGCATGGCCGGCCCGGCCCCGGCCGCCGCCACCCGTACCGTGCTGCAGGCCCTCGATCTGGCGGGCCTGCCGGGGGTCGTGGCCGGTGGCTGGGGTGGCCTGCAACGGTTCGTCTCCGACCGGCATGCGTTCGTCGCCGGTGATGTGCCGCACGAGGTGGTGTTCCCGCGGTGCGCGGTGATCGTCCATCACGGCGGTGCCGGGACCACCGCGGCCGCCGCGCGTGCCGGTGTCCCGCAGGTGATCTGCCCGTTCGTGGCCGACCAGCCGTTCTGGGGCCGGCGCATGCACCGGCTCGGTGTCGCCCCGCCACCGGTGCCGCAGACCCGCCTGGACGCGGCCGCGCTCGGCGCCGCGATCCGGCAGGCCGCCCGCGACGCGGGGATGGCGGAGGCGGCGCGGCTGCTCGGCGAGCGGATCCGCGCGGAGAACGGTGCCGCGGACGCTGTCGACGCATTGGAGCGGGTCGTGGGCGTGCGTCGGTGA
- a CDS encoding DUF998 domain-containing protein: MLLLVGLLWGGATRDGYDQVRHGVSQLTSGDGNVLIRLLFAVCGVLLLVAVLIAGRRPMPGPVWQWRLLGVVAAGLIVAGVFPTDPALGYPPAAPEAITATGAVHQVGGTMLFAGMIAAAVVAGRDARRRGRFRWAAVCVAVAWAVAGLAVAAGIVFRLVQRDIIGTGPAGLLELLSMACGLCWVSAAMLRDRSSWAYADGR; encoded by the coding sequence GTGCTGCTGCTCGTCGGTCTGCTGTGGGGCGGTGCGACGCGGGACGGCTATGACCAGGTGCGTCACGGCGTCAGCCAGCTGACCTCGGGCGACGGCAACGTTCTGATCCGGCTGCTGTTCGCGGTCTGTGGGGTGTTGCTGCTGGTGGCGGTACTGATCGCTGGCCGCCGCCCGATGCCGGGGCCGGTGTGGCAGTGGCGCCTGCTGGGTGTGGTGGCGGCGGGGCTGATCGTCGCGGGGGTGTTCCCGACGGATCCGGCCCTGGGATATCCGCCCGCCGCCCCAGAAGCGATCACCGCGACCGGGGCGGTGCATCAGGTCGGCGGCACGATGCTGTTCGCCGGGATGATCGCCGCAGCCGTCGTGGCCGGTCGAGATGCCCGGCGGCGCGGCCGGTTCCGGTGGGCGGCCGTGTGTGTGGCCGTGGCTTGGGCGGTGGCGGGGCTGGCGGTCGCGGCGGGGATCGTGTTCCGGCTGGTACAGCGCGACATCATCGGCACCGGGCCGGCCGGGCTGCTGGAACTGCTGTCGATGGCGTGCGGACTGTGCTGGGTCAGCGCCGCCATGCTGCGCGACAGGTCGTCGTGGGCGTACGCTGACGGCCGGTGA
- a CDS encoding TrkH family potassium uptake protein: MLAGPARAWRRRADRFRHPAQVITVGFGAAVAAGTGLLSLPWATASDEPASLVDALFTATSAVCVTGLATVDTGTHWSPFGQAVILLLIQAGGLGIMTLATMLTLLLSRRLGLRARFLAQAETKSLSLHDVRGLVRRIVLFSLGTEALVAAVLTIRLITGYGLAPADALYSGVFHAISAFNNAGFSLHADGLVRYAGDAWICLTVAAAVIVGGLGFPVVFELARGWRRPGRWSVMTRITVTLTAVLLAAGTAVFTAAEWTNARTLGALAPGDRLLAGFFASAMARTAGFNSVDIGALRPESLLATDVLMFIGGGSAGTAGGIKVTTFGVLAFMLWSEIRGRAHVNAGRRRIPATNQRQALAIVLLSVGTVIAATFTLLAVTTHALDAVLFETISAFATVGLSTGITADLPAQAQLLLVALMFAGRIGPLTLASALALRDRDQRYELPEERTIVG, translated from the coding sequence ATCCTAGCCGGGCCAGCACGCGCGTGGCGGCGGCGAGCCGACCGGTTCCGGCATCCCGCCCAGGTGATCACGGTCGGGTTCGGTGCGGCGGTCGCGGCCGGCACCGGGTTGCTGAGCCTGCCGTGGGCGACCGCGTCGGATGAACCTGCGTCGCTGGTCGACGCGTTGTTCACGGCGACGTCCGCGGTCTGTGTGACGGGCCTGGCCACGGTCGACACCGGCACCCACTGGTCGCCGTTCGGGCAGGCGGTCATCCTGCTGCTGATCCAGGCCGGGGGCTTGGGGATCATGACGCTGGCTACGATGCTGACCCTGCTGCTGTCCCGCCGGCTCGGGCTGCGTGCGAGGTTTCTGGCGCAGGCGGAGACGAAGAGTCTCAGCCTGCACGACGTGCGTGGGCTGGTGCGCCGCATCGTGCTGTTCAGCCTCGGCACCGAAGCGCTCGTCGCCGCTGTACTGACCATCAGACTGATCACCGGCTACGGGCTCGCACCGGCGGATGCGCTCTACAGCGGTGTGTTCCATGCGATCTCCGCGTTCAACAACGCCGGGTTCTCTCTCCACGCCGACGGCCTGGTCCGCTACGCCGGCGATGCGTGGATCTGCCTGACCGTGGCCGCGGCGGTCATCGTCGGCGGTCTGGGCTTCCCGGTCGTCTTCGAGCTCGCCCGCGGATGGCGGCGCCCGGGCCGCTGGTCGGTGATGACCCGCATCACCGTCACCCTGACTGCGGTCCTGCTCGCCGCGGGCACGGCCGTGTTCACGGCGGCGGAATGGACGAACGCCCGTACCCTCGGCGCCCTTGCCCCGGGTGACCGGCTGCTGGCCGGGTTCTTCGCCTCCGCGATGGCGCGGACCGCCGGGTTCAACAGCGTCGACATCGGCGCGCTGCGGCCGGAGAGCCTGCTCGCCACGGACGTGCTGATGTTCATAGGTGGCGGCAGCGCCGGCACCGCGGGCGGGATCAAGGTCACCACGTTCGGGGTGCTGGCGTTCATGCTCTGGTCGGAGATCCGCGGCCGGGCTCACGTCAACGCCGGGCGCCGCCGTATCCCCGCCACCAACCAGCGCCAGGCTCTCGCGATCGTCCTGCTCAGCGTCGGCACGGTCATCGCCGCCACCTTCACGCTGCTGGCCGTGACCACGCACGCCCTCGACGCGGTGCTGTTCGAGACGATCTCGGCGTTCGCGACCGTCGGCCTGTCCACCGGCATCACCGCGGACCTGCCCGCGCAGGCGCAGCTGCTGCTGGTGGCGCTGATGTTCGCCGGGCGGATCGGCCCGCTGACCCTGGCCTCCGCGCTGGCGCTCCGCGACCGTGACCAGCGCTACGAACTGCCCGAGGAGAGAACCATCGTTGGCTGA